aagaaaatgaaaccaaattaggcatattgaggttttagggtgcaataaatggttttacggtggttagactctccaccccccccccctctctaaggggggggctgccatacaaatgaaacacaaatttcagcattactcgagaattaatcaagcaaataaaaccaaagttggcatgtgcaggttttagggtgcaataaatgtttttacggtggataAAGGacagtctttattctatcatattttctgtattctgatattccatgtaacagagaaacatgttatttgcatgtggttgaaaaatcttgaacgagaattgtgtctcaaaatattctgatattataatgatgaattttgttagaaatactaggaattttatagtaaaagttaaattcaacggggtcgattagaagatcaatcaatgaacagttctgcgattggacccatgaacatgctcatagtaagaaaacgtggatgtttgaaggtattgataacaaaacacaaattttgggcgggacgaagtttgccgggtcagctagtcctaCAATGAAGCTTCACATCACATCTCCCCATAATTCTCTTTAAGCTTTGGTGATTTAGCGggaaaataatcaaaataataCTCATTTTTCACGTCGAAAAAATAAACCGGAAAACACTTCTCTGAAAATCGCTACGAGAAATGCCAGATTATCCTTGGCCCAAACCCAAACTATTCCTTCCCACGCCTATGACAGCATATTTTTTATGACTACCATTTCCTCCCTCCAAACTACACACATTTTTCTGCAACTTTGCGAATCATCAGCACAAAACAGTCACCCACCCACTACAACATACCCCGGTGAGTGTGTATGGGTTTGTGTGTCACACAAAGTTCCCCAAATTCCGTGCACGCGGAGAATCGGCTGCCCTAACCGAACCGCGCTTTCGTGGAATAAATAATACAAACGGCAGCGGGGCAGATATTGCCCAGAAGGGTCTTTTCTCCTAATGTTGGGGCGTGACGTGAAATTTAATGCTGTGAGTGTCGCTTTTCTTGTTCGTTTTTCCTccgctttttttttgcttgcttgCTGCCGCAAGTTCGAGGTGGCCTACTTTTAAACGCTGCTGGTGCCCACGACCTTTCTCTCTTTATGTGCCGGGTTTTTTTTCTGCTCCTCGCCGCGATTGTGTCCTACCCCTGGAGCATATCATCGCGTACGATTCCCACTTCAAAGTAATTTTGTATTTCACCCGTCGCGTTGCTGACACTGGCGCCGACATGTGGGAGATACAAGACTCACTGGAAAGGATCGACTAGAGattaaaggaaattgaacgaaaatgggACCGTTGTTGGGCGGCGGCGGTGACTCCACAGCCGTCGATGAATTCTTGCAGCTGATACACAATCAACTCAACATATACGAGCCAGCGGCATTACTCCTCGTTCAAGGATACGTTCAAATTGGCGATGTGTCGGATAATGGATAGCAGACAACAAAGAGCAATTGATGACAGCGGCAAGTGTGTGGTTTGTGTGCGCCTAGGTTATGTTGAACGGGAGAACTGGCGGCCGCTAATGCTTGCCAAGAAGGGGGTCCGACAAAGATGAGACGGCGCCCGTCTGTCTGTGTGGGTAGCACCGATAGTATCAAAATACCGCGTTGCCACCACCACAACTAGCGTCGACCCGTTGCCGTCGATGTTGCAGATGTAACGGAAATGGGAACGAATATGTGGTCGAACTCGCGCAGCGGTACGCTAAGTTCGCCCACAAAAGGGAAATAAATGTCGGCGGACTGGAGGAGGCACTCTCGCTCGTCTCGACGGTGGTCCTATGGCATGACTTTTGGTTGTGGTCAGCAGGATTTGGGGAGAGCTATGTGGGATAAAGGTCGGGCATTTGTTCGTTAATTTCTCaatccgttttgacgtaggactacgtcattcatttttatatcggggtgtaaaatcaaagtttcgaaaacgaaaccgTTGAGCCAAAGACCGAGTTTTTGAGCGTCAATAGctactaaacaactgaacgaaatggtataataaacacttcattcgaaagataaaatgtctacgtgttatatacttgttactttttgatacaaaaacttgtttcaacagaggcgtctcgtccgcctgttcaaactgttcataggacaggtagacaatctcagaGCAAAATGTATAGTATTTCATATTTGTAACATGGATGAGGAATTATCgaaggtatttttttgtgatttccatATTATCCTGAATatccttattttattttctattttgttaTTTAGGTGGAACTCAAACCCATTGTTGGGGTTTTTTCGGACGACTCTTTGCAGCACGCGGGAATTGTTGGTGAGCGAGCTCAAagctataatataatatattcacATAATGAATTCGATATGATTTACAATAATTCATCTCGACTTACATTTGGTCTCCTTGTTTTGTATACAGCGAAGCTTACTACAGGATGACTtaaattgatttcaatattaatttctaATAACACTCGGATGGAACTCTACCTTTTTGTGGTTAGCAAAGATGTGTATGAGGAAAACATATGGGATTGTTATGACAGCTGTATTTCGACGGTTATCAGACGAACTGTCATGGAGCGATGCTGATGCTACAGTGGCGTGATTTGCCCCCTCAACATTCCCCTACCCGTAATGCACGTCCATCGAGTCCGGTGGTACTGCGTTACTTCCTGCTTCAGTGTTTTCCGAGGCCTTGATGTTCAAGATGGCAACCCGAGTCACTGGTCGTCGCATCACTCCTCCTGACGTCTTCACTTGAACTTGTCTGCTTCGCCCATCTCTCCCCTTTATTACGGAAACAATACGTCCTCGCAGCCATCCGTTTCGGACAGACGGATCCACGACGACAGCTAGGTCTCCAACTTTCGGTTCTTTCACCTCTCCGTACCATTTGGTACGACCAGCAATGGTCGGGAGATACTCTCGCACCCAGCGGCTCCAAAATTGGTCCACGAGGTTAGTGGTCAGTCTCCAGTTGGTCCGAACAGATTCAGGACATCCAGATATAGGCTTCGGAGGTTGAGTAACTCCCTGCGAGCTCAGCAGCAGAAAATGATTTGGCGTGAGAGCTTCTTGCGATTCCGCTTCCAGTGATACAAATGTCAGAGGCCTAGAGTTGACTATCTCTTCCGCTTCGATCAGCAATGTGAGAAGAGTTTCGTCGTCCGGGTTTCTGCTGCTATTCAGGGACGAAAAGGCGATCTTGATCGACCGGACGAGCCTCTCCCACGAACCACCCATGTGGGGAGCGGACGGAGGATTGAATACCCACTTGGTGGCAGCGTTGGTGAACACGGCGGATAGCTGTTGGTTCATATCCAGGATCTGATGCTGTAGCTCACGGTTGGCTCCGAGGAAGTTGGTGCCGTTATCACTTCTAATCTCCAAGGGTGATCCACGCCGCACTACGAATCGTCGTATCGCCATCTTACAGGCTTCAGTGGAAAGGGAGTGTACCACCTCCAGATGGACGGCCCGAATGGTGAGGCACGTAAACAGCGCCACCCATCGTTTGGCCAGAGAACGTCCGACCTTGACTTGAATGGGACCGAAGTAGTCCAGTCCAACATAGCTGAACGGTCGAGTATATGGACTGAGTCTCGCATCAGGAAGTGGTGCTTCACGTGGGCACAGCGGTTTTGCCTTTGACACTCTGCACTGCATACAGGTTCTGGAGAGTTTCCTGACTAGTGCTCGGAGACAGGGTACGTGAAATCGCTGGCGGACCTCGTTGATAACGGTTTCATTGTTCGCATGCAGATAATGTCGGTGATACCACACTACGACCAGGTTGGTGAGGCGATGACCTTTCGGGAGGATGATTGGGAATCTAGTATCGTGCGGAACGAAGATTGCCCCAGCGATTCGAGTGTCCATTCGCGCTACTCCCCATTCGTCGATGAACGGTGATAGCTTGTAAAGACGGCTACCTTGGTTGAGTTTCGATTTTCGTCCATCTTTTGTCATCTGGAGTCGAACCATCTCTTCCGGAAACTCAGCTAGCTGCGCCGATCGCCATAGGGTATTTTCAGCTCTATAGATTTCTTCCTGGGTAATGTGCGAGGATTGCAGTGGTTGTTTTGCCGCCTTGCGTCTACAGTTGTCTGTGAAGCGGTGGATGTATGCAACTGTTCTTTGGAGCCTCTCGAACTTCGAAAAGCGTTCCCAGTTAATGATTTCGTCATGTTGCACTGCTATATGGATGTGACATGGTCGAGCTTCGGTTTCGGTTTCCTCTGGTTTTACTTGTTGTGGCCAAGCCTCCTCTGGTGCCCATAGAAACTCCGGGCCTTTGAACCAACGGCTGTCGGGTTTCAGGTTTGGTCCACTAGCCCACTTGGTTCCATCATCCGCGACGTTGATTTTCGATGGAACGTACCGCCACTCCTCAATGTTTGTCTTGGAGAGGATTTCTCCTATCCGGCAGGCGACAAACTGTCGATAGCGACGATGATCAGAATGGATCCACGAAAGGACGGTTTTTGAATCGGTCCAAATCACTCGTCGCGATATTGGGAGACTGTGACTGCTGCATAACGTTTTCATCAACCTACAGCCTATTAACGCCGCCTGCAGCTCCAGCCTCGGGATGGATAACGTTTTCAAAGGTGCTACTTTCGCTTTTCCTCCGACAAGTGCACACTGGAACTTTCCATGGATGGTGGCCCTCAAGTAGGCGACACAAGCATAGGCAGTCTCGCTGCCGTcgacaaatatatgcaagtgcAAGTCCTCGATTTCCGATGCCGTTACGCCCGGAAAATAGGCACGAGGTATACGAACAGCTTTCAGGTCGTTGAATTTGGCTACCCACAAATGCCATCGTTCAAGGATTGGCTCGCCTACCACGTCGTCCCAACCAGCTTTTGTGCGCCATATATCCTGAATGATAACGCGGCCAtggatgaggaaatgggaaagaAGCCCCAACGGATCAAACTGACTCATAACGCACCGTAAGATGCCTCGCTTTGTAGGGGTGACGGCTCCCAAGTCGGTATCGCTGGAGAACACGAAGACATCCTCGGTTGCTCTCCATTGCATGCCTAGCACGCGTTCTGCTTCGGGACCGCCTTCACCGACGATCTTCGTTGCTCTCGCTTCGGTATCCCCAATCTGGCGGAGTACTGCGCCTGAATTCGAAAGCCAGTTGCGAATTGTGAATCCGCCTCATTTATGCACCAACTTGACCTCCTCTACAACTTGACATGCTTCTTCCTCACTGTCGAAACTATGCAGGTAATCGTCGACATAATGCCGGCGCACAATCGCCTCTGCGGCCCTCGGATATTGTTCTGCTTGCTCggctacattcaaattttttacgAACTGCGCCGAGCATGGTGAGCTAGTTGAGCCGAAGGTTGCTACGTCGATCACAAAGGTTTTCGGAGGACGCCCGGTTTCACCGGGCCAGACGAACAACTGTCTGTAACGATCTGCTTGCCGTATCTTCGTAACTGATGGAACATTTCCATGATATCTCCCACGACTGCAATCTTCCGCTCACGGAATCCACAGAGAATATCTGGGAGAGGTTGGACTAGATCCGGTCCTTTTAGTAGCATGCTATTCAGGGATATGCCGTTCACTGTTGCTGCGGCATCCCACACGATGCGAATCTTGTTGGGCTTCTTGGGGTTTCGAACTATTCCAACCGGCAGATACCACAGTCTCCTTTGATCCGCTTCGGCTAGTTCCTCCTCCGTAGCTTCGTGAATGTAGCCCTTTTGCTGGTATTGCGCTATCTGCCGCTGGACGTTATCAAACAAGGATGAATCCGCGTTGAAACGGCGCTCCAAGCACCGTAGCCGTCGGACAGCCATAGCGTAATTATTGGGAAATTCTACATAATCGTAGCGCCACAGTAATCCAGTCTCGAAGCCGTTTTCGACTCTTCTAGTCGTCTGCTCGAGTATTGCCCTCGCTCGCTTGTCGTCGTTCGATTCGGGACTCTGATTCACCGAGACGCCCACGTTATCGACCGTGAAATATTGCTTCACTAGCTCGTGCAGACTCCTGTCTACATCACAACCACAGATGTGCAAGTTGCAACTCGCAACGTTCGTCCCGTTTGGCATTGAGCCGTAGATCGCCCATCCGAGACGAGTTTTTGCTGCCACCGGCTCTCCCACGCAACCTTCGCGTATTTGTTGGGTGGCGGTGAGGTGAGTATTCTTTGCTCCAATGAGAATTCCTGGAGCTTTGGATTCGAAGTCTACGACCGGTAGCTTCCGCAGATGAGGGAAACGCTCGGCAAGCTCTTTATAGCACAGCGTCTGCGCAGGTAGTGCAAGGGACTCGACCGTCCTGACGTCTTTTAGTGGATATCGCTTGCCTCCACTGATACCCGAAATCTCCACCTCTACCTGACGGGAGCCTTCTTCCTCACGGCTAACGTTGCTTGTCCAGGTTAGGCAAAGACGCTTTTCCGTGCCTTCAACCTTCAACCTGAGTGTGACGGACGATCCTTCGTCGATGAAAGCTAGCGTCTCAATACACCGTCCTTTGttgaagagtcgcaccggcaacATGCGAAACAGTGTCGAGCTCTGGACGTTGTGAGCATTCACACCTTCCGTTGCATCACTTCGCTGGCCTGCTCCGcctctttgaggtattggaTGAGATGGATTGGTCGACGAACTGCCCGAATCGCCGTGCAGAAGCGGATGGTGTCGCATTTGACAACCTTGAACTTCACAGCGCGATGAGGACCGGAAGGGTTTTCTTCCGTGCTTCCCGAGGCAGATACGACACAAATAATAATTATGCACCACTTTCCAGCGGTCATCCCGGTCCATCTTTTTGAAGACGTCACAATCCTTCACTCGATGGTCTGGATTCCCGCAGACCAAACAGCTAATTGGCGAAGCTGCTTTTGGTGATTCCACCTTCGGGGCCTCGTCAGCTGTTGCGTCTGATGTAGCAGCATGGGCATTCACAAAACCTTTCAGCTTCTCCTCTCTCTTCTGCTTACTTCCCCTTGGATCCAACGTAAGAGTGACTTCAGCTGCTGCCGAGACCATATTTGCCATGTACCGACCGGATGTACACGGAGGTCGACCGCCGCGAATTGTCGTTTGAACGCCACCCAGTCAAGCTTCAAATTTGCTGGCAGCTTATCCACAAGTTCTTGGAGCAGCACCGGGTTAGATAGATGTTGCACTTGTCCCGCTGCCTCCAATTGTTCGCTGAAGTTCTGTACCGCCATGCCGAAAGCCGCGACCGTGCACAAATTATCCGCTTTTGGTGCTGGAACATCGCGGATCTTCTGGAGCAGCGCGTATATTATTTGTTCTGGCCGCCCGTACAGCATCTGCAGCGTATGTATCACTTGTGGCACTGATGTAGGTAATAATAAACGACTACGAACTGCCTCCAATGCGGCACCCTTCAGGCACTGTTGGAGACGACCAAGGTTTTCAACGTTACTGTAGCCGCATGCTTCCGTGGAGGTGTTAAAAGCACTGAAGAACATGGGCCACTCTTCGGAATTGCCACTGAACAACGGTAAATCCTTCGGCATAGCATGTCGCGCTGCGATTTGACGAGGTGTAGGAGCTAGCTCGTCGATAATCGCAGCTGGTCCCATTTGTCCACCAAGAGGTCCCATTTGCCCACCCAGAGGGATTTGCGGGAGGTATGGATTAGGTTGCGGAAGCATCGATGAAAAGGAATAGGGGATGTAAGAGGGATATGCATTTATTGAACTGGCTACAGGATTCAGTGTTCCTACGCTACCGTAAGCATATTGCGAAGAGGCTACCTGACCTACTGGTGCGAAATTGTGTAAACTATTCGGTACCTGATATGGCTGACTAACGTGCCACGGTTGCATTGGATGACTTCCAATCTGTCCCACTGAGCTGATGTATGGTGGCAGGCACTGGGTGGAACTGGTAAAGCCTGTCACTGGATTGACCTAATTGATCGTGCTGACTGGCGTCGACGCCCCCGGTCCGTTTGCTCCTCTGCCAGGTTGAAAATCGTGGGAGAGGCTCCCTTGCCCACTTGCATACCCACTCGTTGTCGGTTGGCTTAGTTGCGAGTTTGATTGCATCGACATCGTAGGAGAGATTATCCAAGAAGGGAGAACAGATGTACCTCCGAACAATGACGTGACCGCAGGTGACGATGGTGTTGTTTGTGgaataatttttgtatttccaGCAGCGGAATGCTGTGGTCTGGTTCTGGAAGACGTTGCTGAGACCGTCACCGTTCTCGCCGGCGTAGAAGTCAGCTCATTCTGGCTGACGGCGACCTGATCCAAGCGATGTAACCAATCTCCAAGACTACCAGCCATCACATCCCTGTTGGTTGCTCCACACCTCGCATTGATGATGTCGTACCGCGCTTTCCACATTTCTTTCTCCAACTGCAGCTTACGTTGTTCCAACTGGATCGTCTGTTGCAGCTCAATTTCCCTTAGCAGGAATGCCTTCCGCTCTTCCAACAGTTTGAGGTTAAGCTGGGCGAGTTCCCCAATCGGCTTTGCTCCTTCGTCGGATCCGCTCGCGTTAGTTTGTCCGTGTGCAGGTTCGAGGCCAACCGAAACATTCGAATCAACACCGACGACGCTGTTAGCAGATTCGACGACACATTTATGGCACATCCAATGTTCGTCCCTTCGCCCTTCATCGAAACCAGCACATCCGAAGTGCGACCATTTGCCGCATCCTTCGCATTGTACCATGTCATCGGCGTTGTTGGCGAGATCGCACATTTGGCAATCGAAACGATCCGTCTCCGGCATCCTGGTTTGCTACTTGCAACACGTTGCAACAAATCTTTGAGTTTGTTGGGGGAATTGTTGGTGAGCGAGCTCAAagctataatataatatattcacATAATGAATTCAGATATGATTTACAATAATTCATCTCGACTTACATTTGGTCTCCTTGTTTTGTATACAGCGAAGCTTACTACAGGATGACTtaaattgatttcaatattaatttctaATAACACTCGGATGGAACTCTACCTTTTTGTGGTTAGCAAAGATGTGTATGAGGAAAACATATGTATTTCGACGGTTATCAGACGAACTGTCATGGAGCGATGCTGATGCTACTGAAATGCGCAGGGTGATATGAAGTGAACAGTGGCGTGATTTGCCCCCTCAACACCCatcgtgaagaatataatctgaTAGTTACATTTGACTTTGTTCCAATCCGCGCGCAACACAGCCTTAGCgctacgaaataagcagtaatgactaccgggttcaaaccATTCATCTGAACCCGCCGCCATCCAAACACAGCGCAAGCACAGTCAACTACGTATGaaacgatcactactactaatgcgccgccttgcgtaaaaatgacgttttcggTTCAATATTTCTGCTGAACGAAATCGACGAAAACGTTGGAAAATACACACCACCACTCTCCAGTGTTTGTCCGTGGTTATAATCGTTTCCTTTTCAGTTGCTCTTTCTATTCCTGAcgtcattaaaatttgagagaGGCCGTGACCGTGAGAGTACACAGCACCCCGAGTAAACACCTCGAGCGAGCATGATGCAAATAAATAAACGAACAAATTCATTCATGATGTCTGTGGATGTGGTGGTATTCTTTCGTTGATGTGTGGTTTTAATTCGACTGTTTTTATCGATGGTGTTcattcgacaacttgaacccgGCATATATAGTACACGTTTGTCTGCTTACGTTTCAAAACCTCCACTGCATTGGCTGGACATGTGGATGAAATAGCTGCGTACTTTGGTCTTAATGCTGACAAAATTGTGGCCCAGAGCTATAATGGCGCTACTGTAATGTCCGGAGATAAATCTGGTGTGCAAACATTGATTAAACAACGGTTATTCACTGGACATATTCACTGTCGCGCACATGTATTGAACTTGGTTTTTCTTCAGTCTTGCAcaaacaaaaagaaaacgtCAAGGTTTTTCAATACGATCTCATCTCTTGCGGAGACATTGAAGCAATTTATAGAGACCAACTTACCAAATGTTTGCAAAAATAGATGATTTCAATTATTCACCTAACAATGAATGTTCGGGTGAGATTTACCTTGGCGACAGTGTCTTTGATGCTAAAACTTTTACTACATCCAGAGGTTTTCACGCATTCATGCTTGAGTTCAACACTGTATTCTTGCTAAAACTTTTTGCGAAAGTTCAAACGCAcgaaagttcaatttggatggtccggactgttacagttgctattggtacaatttaagtcaacgacatgtcgtgagatcgaagcgaaactttgggggcggtaGTTTGCCAGTTTGAGGAGCCGTTTCATATctcagcaagcttctcatttgtttcattttcacccgaatgaactccgaaatgtATCTTCagttactggaggacgttttgattggccatattgagaataacgctaccgaggatgtcgttttttcagcacgTTTCCAAGTAATCGAAGGCATgatttgccgagaaggacattccgcttcttgaatgacctgctggcagtcgattgcaatcccatagagaacctatggagaatcttggccgagatggtctatgcaaacggatgacaatttgacaacatttccagtctcaaggcagtaattcaggagtggtgggctataatcaatatggcaacactttaaaagctgtctgactcgatgccaaatcgagttttcaaagtgatccgaaatggaggtggacatactaaat
The Toxorhynchites rutilus septentrionalis strain SRP chromosome 2, ASM2978413v1, whole genome shotgun sequence genome window above contains:
- the LOC129767025 gene encoding uncharacterized protein LOC129767025, producing MQWRATEDVFVFSSDTDLGAVTPTKRGILRCVMSQFDPLGLLSHFLIHGRVIIQDIWRTKAGWDDVVGEPILERWHLWVAKFNDLKAVRIPRAYFPGVTASEIEDLHLHIFVDGSETAYACVAYLRATIHGKFQCALVGGKAKVAPLKTLSIPRLELQAALIGCRLMKTLCSSHSLPISRRVIWTDSKTVLSWIHSDHRRYRQFVACRIGEILSKTNIEEWRYVPSKINVADDGTKWASGPNLKPDSRWFKGPEFLWAPEEAWPQQVKPEETETEARPCHIHIAVQHDEIINWERFSKFERLQRTVAYIHRFTDNCRRKAAKQPLQSSHITQEEIYRAENTLWRSAQLAEFPEEMVRLQMTKDGRKSKLNQGSRLYKLSPFIDEWGVARMDTRIAGAIFVPHDTRFPIILPKGHRLTNLVVVWYHRHYLHANNETVINEVRQRFHVPCLRALVRKLSRTCMQCRVSKAKPLCPREAPLPDARLSPYTRPFSYVGLDYFGPIQVKVGRSLAKRWVALFTCLTIRAVHLEVVHSLSTEACKMAIRRFVVRRGSPLEIRSDNGTNFLGANRELQHQILDMNQQLSAVFTNAATKWVFNPPSAPHMGGSWERLVRSIKIAFSSLNSSRNPDDETLLTLLIEAEEIVNSRPLTFVSLEAESQEALTPNHFLLLSSQGVTQPPKPISGCPESVRTNWRLTTNLVDQFWSRWVREYLPTIAGRTKWYGEVKEPKVGDLAVVVDPSVRNGWLRGRIVSVIKGRDGRSRQVQVKTSGGVMRRPVTRVAILNIKASENTEAGSNAVPPDSMDVHYG